A stretch of the Filimonas lacunae genome encodes the following:
- a CDS encoding carbohydrate-binding protein, with the protein MKHFYRKLVCTVLLGCILYHTSTAQVTIPVGTTLRSMIVYVPTNLPQNRPLLISMHGANQSADYQRNAAKWEPIADTSKFIVVFPSGINNQWDISGTSDISFINAIIDTMQQRYAINRNRVYLSGFSMGGMMTYHAATQIANKIAAFAPVSGYPLWGGGNYNSSRPIPLIHVHGDADDVVTYPNLGNYLNGWISRNQCPTTPQITQPYPSSKPNSVATKRYWGPGLSQSEVVLITLAGKGHWYSMDSVNGVNTSQEIWNFVKRFSLGAVLEENSTGFCSVNGTIDNNYPGYTGTGFANTNNTTGAGISWNASFAGAGTSYFTFRYAATDARQAKLEINGTTAMSSINFPATGSWSTWTTITIPATVSAGNATIRLEATGGSGLPNIDNLEITNGVAAACPASLAANTLLSVADSAQAKATANAGLREDQRISVYPNPAGAAITVKTGIYWKSGDYITLYNAQGKTLQRRVLKASQENLNTAGLPTGIYYIQVTNVHGQRASQSFMKK; encoded by the coding sequence ATGAAACACTTCTACCGAAAACTCGTGTGTACAGTATTGCTTGGCTGTATACTTTACCACACATCTACCGCCCAGGTAACCATTCCTGTAGGCACCACTCTTCGCAGCATGATCGTATATGTACCCACCAACCTGCCCCAGAACCGTCCTTTACTCATTTCCATGCACGGTGCCAATCAGAGTGCAGACTATCAGCGCAATGCCGCTAAATGGGAACCTATTGCAGATACGTCTAAGTTTATAGTAGTATTCCCCAGCGGCATCAATAATCAGTGGGATATCAGCGGCACCTCTGATATCAGTTTTATCAATGCTATTATTGATACCATGCAGCAGCGCTATGCCATTAACCGCAACCGGGTATATCTTTCGGGCTTTTCTATGGGGGGCATGATGACGTATCATGCCGCCACACAAATAGCCAATAAAATTGCGGCTTTTGCACCTGTATCGGGCTATCCGTTATGGGGTGGAGGTAATTATAACAGCTCACGCCCCATACCTCTTATTCATGTGCATGGCGATGCAGATGACGTAGTCACCTATCCCAACCTGGGCAACTACCTGAATGGTTGGATCAGCCGTAACCAATGCCCTACTACACCACAGATAACCCAGCCATATCCTTCCAGCAAACCCAATTCGGTTGCTACTAAAAGATATTGGGGGCCCGGCTTGTCGCAATCGGAAGTGGTGTTAATTACCCTGGCGGGTAAAGGCCACTGGTATTCGATGGATTCGGTAAATGGCGTAAACACCAGCCAGGAGATATGGAATTTTGTAAAACGCTTTTCTCTCGGTGCAGTGCTGGAAGAAAACAGCACGGGCTTTTGCAGTGTGAACGGCACTATAGATAATAATTATCCCGGCTACACAGGCACTGGCTTTGCCAACACCAATAACACAACGGGCGCTGGCATAAGCTGGAATGCAAGTTTTGCTGGTGCAGGCACCTCCTATTTCACCTTCCGGTATGCCGCTACCGATGCACGGCAAGCCAAACTGGAAATAAACGGAACCACGGCAATGAGTAGCATCAACTTTCCCGCCACCGGCTCGTGGAGCACCTGGACTACCATAACCATACCGGCTACCGTAAGTGCAGGCAATGCTACCATACGCCTGGAAGCTACAGGGGGCAGTGGCTTACCTAATATAGATAACCTGGAAATAACAAATGGTGTGGCTGCGGCCTGCCCTGCCAGCCTTGCCGCCAACACCCTGTTGTCAGTGGCTGACAGTGCCCAGGCTAAAGCAACTGCGAATGCAGGCCTGCGGGAAGACCAACGCATTTCGGTATATCCTAACCCCGCCGGTGCTGCCATTACTGTAAAAACAGGTATCTATTGGAAGTCAGGCGACTATATCACCTTGTATAACGCACAGGGTAAAACACTGCAACGCCGTGTGTTGAAAGCCAGCCAGGAAAACCTGAATACAGCAGGCCTGCCAACAGGCATTTATTACATACAAGTAACCAATGTACACGGACAAAGAGCCAGCCAATCCTTTATGAAAAAATAA
- a CDS encoding glycoside hydrolase family 98 domain-containing protein, producing MKSPLSRGRQSIAWLATLLLIMMQYKANGQAATLRRPISPQQPAWFIHIDSWNQADPQKIINMVPADIRPYVVFNISISINHDRLSSKWLQAEYGYEIAKSWLRVCAENRVWAMIQQSSGGFQHFSQSDLAVYEEFYRDYPNFIGFNYAEQFWGFDGSTLPTSSSSYDPLSPPWADRINLFANLLQLSNRYGGYLTVSWCPNQWDANINPIAMLKRNAAFAAACRNYTENYILCEKYTQQTYQHDMESTCLGAYVSGYTGQYGIRYDETGWTDSTGTHANFTPATGIAPHLEHVMLTGETVIDGPELIMTQSSREINTTNTPDGFTTRRWEFYPQFYNVNVDLFRKILDGNVRIPTRREVIDRTKVVIINNVSSGSNQDQYSTPQTLFEGLYRMDSDGNYEFNKSFFKKTGRYPAIPIVYQLDDTDANSFSVKVNKSDYATRWPDITSKVTELNTLFPSEYTGTLYAGRHENGWVTYNPYKTNQMATANIPFKYNTCSSIDLSYSQYSAGVIKEYSNRLNIYLNNYDNVLNTGLKTDIIRINGASTQPTWSYTDRGSHTASNVTAAWSGGVFTLTVQHNGALDITVNCAGTATGRLTAYTPSVVSAPVAPAVYAGPLQHEAELFDYKSISGNTANGVSGTVRNYTGQGYLRFGTNASASIRDTINLPYAGTYQLRTRYSLTGGNVNTIGIYVNGSLVATPVFTTTDSLGAWAIQTQTITLNAGNNVIEYKASATAANGMYFDNIVVVPAGSGGNIIQENTTGFCSVDGTVDTDNGGYTGAGFANTNNAMGNGISWKVNFAAAGTKSFTFRYASIDTRAANLLINGTVVAANVSFPATGSWTTWNTVTVYTSAGTGSSDIRLAATGASGLPNVDYIEVVGGTAANCTTGLTTVMQTPDLLNCKEEAGMAIYPNPAQHLVTVRLGNRWKAGDQLMLCDATGRAVETRLIKGSTEQLNVAPLPAGLYYINISNNSGVHASLPLVKQ from the coding sequence ATGAAATCTCCTTTATCCAGGGGCCGGCAAAGTATTGCCTGGCTTGCCACCCTATTGCTGATAATGATGCAATACAAGGCAAACGGACAAGCAGCAACACTGCGCCGCCCCATATCACCACAACAACCAGCCTGGTTTATCCATATTGACTCCTGGAACCAGGCCGACCCACAGAAGATCATTAACATGGTGCCTGCCGATATACGCCCTTACGTAGTATTTAATATCTCCATCTCTATTAACCACGACAGACTTAGCAGCAAATGGTTACAGGCTGAGTATGGCTATGAAATAGCGAAGTCATGGTTAAGGGTATGTGCAGAAAACCGCGTATGGGCTATGATACAGCAGAGCAGCGGCGGCTTTCAGCATTTTTCACAGTCTGACCTGGCCGTATATGAAGAGTTCTACCGCGACTATCCCAATTTTATCGGCTTTAATTATGCCGAGCAGTTCTGGGGTTTTGATGGCAGCACCCTGCCTACTTCATCCAGTAGCTATGATCCACTTTCACCCCCTTGGGCTGATCGCATTAACCTGTTTGCCAACCTGCTGCAGCTGAGTAATCGCTATGGTGGTTACCTGACGGTGAGCTGGTGCCCTAACCAATGGGATGCGAATATAAACCCCATTGCCATGCTGAAAAGAAATGCGGCCTTTGCTGCCGCGTGCCGGAACTATACAGAAAATTATATTCTTTGCGAGAAGTACACCCAGCAAACCTATCAGCACGATATGGAGAGCACCTGCCTGGGCGCTTATGTATCCGGCTATACAGGGCAATACGGAATTCGCTACGATGAAACCGGCTGGACAGATTCTACGGGCACCCACGCCAACTTTACACCCGCTACCGGTATTGCTCCACACTTAGAGCATGTAATGCTTACCGGGGAAACGGTGATAGACGGGCCGGAGTTGATTATGACACAATCATCCCGTGAAATCAATACCACCAACACCCCCGATGGCTTTACTACGCGCCGCTGGGAGTTTTACCCCCAGTTTTACAATGTGAACGTAGACCTGTTTCGTAAAATACTGGATGGAAACGTGCGCATACCCACCCGCAGGGAAGTTATTGACCGCACCAAAGTGGTGATCATTAACAATGTAAGCAGCGGCAGTAACCAGGATCAATACAGTACCCCTCAAACATTGTTTGAGGGGCTTTACCGGATGGATAGCGATGGCAATTATGAGTTTAATAAAAGCTTCTTTAAAAAAACAGGCCGTTATCCTGCCATCCCCATTGTATACCAGCTGGACGATACAGATGCCAATTCATTTTCTGTTAAGGTAAATAAATCAGATTATGCTACCCGCTGGCCAGACATTACTTCAAAGGTTACCGAATTGAACACATTGTTCCCTTCTGAATATACAGGCACATTATATGCCGGCAGGCATGAGAATGGCTGGGTTACCTATAATCCCTATAAAACCAACCAGATGGCTACTGCTAATATTCCTTTCAAATACAATACCTGTAGCAGCATAGACCTGAGTTATTCGCAATATTCTGCCGGTGTTATTAAGGAGTATTCGAACAGGCTGAATATATACCTGAACAACTACGACAATGTGCTGAACACGGGCTTAAAAACAGATATTATCCGTATTAACGGCGCCAGCACCCAACCTACCTGGTCTTATACCGACAGAGGCAGCCACACTGCCAGCAATGTAACCGCTGCCTGGTCGGGCGGTGTGTTTACCCTCACTGTGCAGCACAACGGCGCACTGGACATTACCGTTAACTGCGCTGGCACTGCTACCGGCAGGCTTACTGCGTATACACCATCCGTGGTAAGCGCACCGGTAGCCCCTGCTGTGTATGCAGGCCCACTACAACATGAAGCAGAGCTTTTTGATTATAAAAGCATCAGCGGCAACACTGCCAATGGCGTTAGTGGTACCGTACGCAATTACACAGGCCAGGGTTACCTGCGCTTTGGCACTAATGCCTCGGCCAGCATACGGGATACCATTAACCTGCCCTATGCCGGCACCTACCAGTTACGCACCCGTTATTCTCTTACCGGAGGCAACGTAAATACCATAGGCATTTATGTAAACGGCAGCCTGGTAGCAACCCCTGTGTTTACCACCACCGACAGCCTGGGTGCATGGGCCATACAAACACAAACCATTACATTGAACGCAGGTAATAATGTGATTGAGTACAAGGCCAGCGCCACAGCTGCCAATGGGATGTATTTTGATAACATAGTGGTAGTACCAGCCGGCAGTGGTGGTAATATCATTCAGGAAAACACCACCGGTTTTTGCAGTGTGGATGGTACGGTAGATACGGATAATGGAGGCTATACCGGTGCAGGTTTTGCCAACACCAATAATGCCATGGGAAATGGTATTAGCTGGAAAGTGAACTTTGCTGCTGCCGGCACCAAATCATTCACCTTCCGCTATGCCTCTATAGATACCCGTGCAGCCAACCTGCTGATTAATGGTACTGTGGTGGCCGCCAATGTAAGCTTCCCTGCCACCGGTTCGTGGACAACCTGGAACACGGTTACCGTATACACCAGCGCAGGCACCGGCAGCAGTGATATCAGGCTGGCAGCTACTGGCGCCAGCGGCTTGCCGAATGTGGATTATATAGAAGTAGTGGGCGGCACAGCAGCCAACTGCACCACCGGCCTTACTACCGTTATGCAAACACCGGATTTGCTAAACTGCAAGGAAGAGGCAGGTATGGCCATTTATCCTAACCCTGCACAACACCTGGTAACCGTACGTTTAGGCAACCGCTGGAAAGCCGGCGATCAGTTGATGTTGTGTGATGCTACAGGCAGGGCTGTGGAAACCCGCCTTATCAAAGGCAGCACAGAACAGTTGAATGTAGCCCCGCTGCCAGCCGGATTGTATTATATCAACATTTCCAATAACAGCGGGGTGCATGCATCGCTGCCATTGGTAAAACAATAA
- a CDS encoding non-reducing end alpha-L-arabinofuranosidase family hydrolase has protein sequence MKKCMIAAIMYSLFAGCVKKDAATLLPAYQLAAVSTASVVASPVWKAEARCFLDGPSGAFDDIAVKDPSIVYSGGKYHLFYTGRNVGTNGLWRMGYTSATTISGLNSATRTYMSALNAGSYFCAPQVFWFPVKGKWFLIYQSGLGASFSTNTDVANPGLWTANRAMGFTDGIDFWCIADDSYVYCFYSAQDGSHTIKRRRTTIANFPYSWEAPTVAATATFEAPHVYKNKADGKFYMVVEDINRYQELWTASTLGGTWTKVAEKWAAKDNLTFLAEQWTDQVSHVEVLRASNNERMEVDNMDRCQMIIQGVKNGSYPDYGSIPYDLGIIRNY, from the coding sequence ATGAAAAAATGTATGATTGCGGCCATCATGTACAGCCTGTTTGCAGGCTGTGTTAAAAAAGATGCTGCCACACTGCTGCCCGCCTACCAGCTGGCAGCAGTAAGCACAGCCAGTGTGGTGGCTTCACCTGTATGGAAAGCCGAAGCCCGTTGTTTCCTGGACGGGCCTTCCGGCGCTTTTGACGACATTGCCGTAAAAGATCCTTCCATTGTGTATTCAGGCGGTAAATACCACCTCTTTTACACGGGGCGCAATGTGGGCACTAATGGGTTGTGGCGCATGGGTTACACTTCCGCTACCACTATTAGCGGATTAAACAGTGCTACCCGTACCTATATGAGCGCCTTAAATGCCGGCTCTTACTTCTGCGCTCCACAGGTGTTCTGGTTCCCGGTAAAAGGCAAATGGTTTTTGATATACCAGAGCGGCCTGGGCGCTTCTTTTTCTACCAATACAGATGTAGCCAACCCAGGTTTGTGGACGGCTAACAGGGCCATGGGCTTTACAGACGGTATTGACTTCTGGTGTATTGCCGATGACAGTTATGTGTACTGCTTTTACTCGGCACAGGATGGCTCGCACACCATTAAAAGAAGAAGAACCACCATAGCCAACTTCCCTTACAGTTGGGAAGCCCCCACTGTGGCCGCTACCGCTACTTTTGAAGCGCCACATGTGTACAAGAACAAAGCAGATGGTAAGTTTTATATGGTGGTGGAAGACATTAACCGCTACCAGGAACTATGGACGGCCAGCACGCTGGGCGGTACCTGGACGAAGGTGGCAGAAAAATGGGCTGCCAAGGATAACCTGACCTTTTTAGCCGAACAGTGGACAGACCAGGTATCGCATGTGGAAGTATTGCGCGCCTCCAACAATGAACGCATGGAGGTGGATAATATGGATCGCTGCCAGATGATTATACAGGGTGTTAAGAATGGCAGTTACCCCGATTATGGTAGTATCCCCTACGACCTGGGTATTATTCGCAACTATTAA